One Maribacter cobaltidurans genomic window carries:
- a CDS encoding polyribonucleotide nucleotidyltransferase, giving the protein MIPKVFREVIDLGDGREISIETGKLAKQAHGSVVVQSGKCMLLCTVVSNYKQSDVDFLPLTVDYREKFAAAGRYPGGFFKREARPSDGEVLTMRLVDRVLRPLFPKDYHSETQVMIQLMSHDENVMPDAMAGLAASAAIQLSDFPFECPISEVRVGRVNGEFIINPSFAQLEESDIDMVIGASADSVMMVEGEMDEISEEEMTEAIKFAHEAIKVQCAAQVRLAEAFGKKEVREYEPEREDEDLAKKVHDLAYDKVYEIAKAGSAKHERSAAFDAIKEEVIASFSDEEQEEFGGLISKYFYKAEKAAVRDLTLNEGLRLDGRKTNEIRPIWCEVDYLPSTHGSAIFTRGETQALATVTLGTSRDANQIDMPSQEGEERFYLHYNFPPFSTGEARPIRGTSRREVGHGNLAQRALKGMVPEDCPYTVRVVSEVLESNGSSSMATVCSGTMALMDAGVQLKKPVSGIAMGLITDTESGKYAVLSDILGDEDHLGDMDFKVTGTADGITACQMDIKVKGLSYEILVKALKQARDGRLHILEKLTDTISAPNADVKAHAPKMVTRIIPNEFIGALIGPGGKVIQELQKETKTTIVINEDPVTEEGIVEILGTDQAGIDAVLAKIDSLMFKPEVGSVYEVKVIKMLDFGAVVEYTEAPGNEVLLHVSELAWERTENVSDVVNMGDVFDVKYFGIDSRTRKDKVSRKALLPKPEGFKERPPRDNNRRDDRRGNDRNRDRDRKPRRD; this is encoded by the coding sequence ATGATTCCAAAAGTATTTAGAGAGGTCATTGACCTTGGTGACGGTAGGGAGATTTCTATCGAAACCGGAAAATTGGCAAAACAGGCCCATGGTTCTGTTGTTGTTCAATCTGGAAAATGTATGCTGTTATGTACAGTCGTTTCCAATTACAAACAAAGTGATGTGGACTTTCTTCCACTTACAGTAGATTACCGTGAAAAATTTGCCGCTGCGGGGCGTTACCCAGGTGGATTTTTCAAAAGGGAGGCACGCCCAAGTGATGGTGAAGTATTGACCATGCGCTTGGTAGACCGTGTATTGCGACCATTGTTCCCAAAAGATTATCATTCCGAAACGCAGGTTATGATACAATTAATGTCGCATGACGAAAATGTTATGCCAGACGCGATGGCAGGTTTGGCGGCGTCTGCTGCCATTCAATTGTCGGACTTTCCATTTGAGTGCCCCATTTCAGAAGTAAGGGTAGGTCGAGTGAATGGAGAATTTATTATCAATCCATCATTTGCCCAATTGGAAGAATCCGATATCGATATGGTTATCGGTGCATCGGCAGACTCCGTGATGATGGTAGAGGGAGAAATGGATGAAATTTCCGAGGAGGAAATGACAGAAGCCATCAAATTCGCTCACGAAGCCATCAAGGTTCAATGTGCCGCTCAAGTAAGATTGGCCGAAGCATTCGGAAAAAAAGAAGTTCGTGAATACGAGCCAGAAAGAGAAGATGAGGATTTAGCCAAAAAAGTTCATGATCTTGCCTATGACAAGGTATATGAAATTGCCAAGGCCGGTTCTGCCAAACATGAAAGAAGTGCCGCTTTTGATGCTATTAAGGAAGAGGTAATTGCTTCCTTCAGCGATGAGGAGCAGGAAGAATTTGGTGGATTGATATCCAAATATTTTTACAAAGCGGAAAAAGCTGCCGTTCGTGATCTTACCTTGAACGAAGGCTTACGATTGGATGGAAGAAAAACGAACGAAATTCGTCCTATTTGGTGTGAAGTAGATTACTTACCATCTACCCATGGTTCGGCAATTTTTACCCGTGGAGAAACACAGGCATTGGCTACGGTAACTTTGGGTACTTCAAGAGACGCCAATCAAATAGATATGCCATCCCAGGAAGGTGAGGAAAGATTTTACCTTCACTATAATTTCCCTCCTTTTTCAACAGGGGAAGCCAGACCCATTCGTGGAACTTCCAGAAGGGAAGTTGGTCATGGTAATTTAGCCCAAAGAGCTTTAAAAGGAATGGTACCAGAGGATTGTCCATATACAGTTAGGGTCGTATCCGAAGTATTAGAATCCAACGGATCTTCTTCCATGGCTACCGTTTGTTCGGGAACTATGGCACTTATGGATGCCGGTGTTCAATTAAAAAAACCGGTTTCCGGTATTGCTATGGGATTGATTACCGATACAGAATCCGGTAAATATGCCGTGCTTTCTGATATTTTGGGAGATGAGGACCACTTGGGTGATATGGACTTTAAGGTAACAGGAACCGCCGATGGTATAACAGCATGCCAAATGGACATTAAAGTTAAAGGATTATCCTATGAAATTTTGGTGAAAGCTCTGAAACAAGCAAGAGATGGCCGTCTTCATATTTTGGAAAAATTGACGGACACTATCTCCGCCCCAAATGCGGACGTGAAAGCACATGCTCCAAAAATGGTTACCCGTATTATTCCAAACGAATTTATAGGTGCCTTGATTGGACCAGGTGGAAAGGTGATACAAGAACTTCAAAAGGAGACCAAGACAACAATTGTTATCAACGAAGATCCGGTAACGGAAGAAGGTATCGTAGAAATCTTAGGTACAGACCAAGCAGGAATCGATGCTGTTTTGGCTAAAATAGATTCGTTGATGTTCAAACCGGAAGTAGGTAGCGTTTACGAGGTAAAAGTGATAAAAATGCTTGACTTCGGTGCTGTGGTGGAATACACCGAGGCCCCTGGCAATGAGGTATTGCTTCACGTTTCCGAATTGGCTTGGGAACGTACAGAGAATGTATCCGATGTAGTGAACATGGGTGATGTTTTTGATGTCAAATATTTTGGAATAGACTCCAGAACAAGAAAGGATAAAGTTTCCCGTAAGGCTCTTTTACCTAAACCGGAAGGTTTTAAGGAAAGACCTCCACGCGATAACAATCGCAGGGATGACCGTCGTGGAAACGATAGAAATCGTGATCGCGATAGAAAACCAAGAAGGGATTAA
- the rpsO gene encoding 30S ribosomal protein S15, giving the protein MYLTKEIKADIFKKHGGKAENTGSTEGQIALFTHRINHLTGHLKQNHKDYNTERSLVKLVGKRRSLLDYLKKKDIVKYRELIKELGIRK; this is encoded by the coding sequence ATGTATTTAACCAAAGAAATAAAAGCCGACATCTTTAAGAAGCATGGCGGAAAAGCGGAGAACACAGGTTCTACCGAAGGACAGATTGCGCTGTTCACACACCGTATCAATCATTTGACCGGTCACCTTAAACAAAATCACAAAGATTATAACACAGAAAGATCTTTGGTGAAATTGGTAGGTAAGCGCAGAAGTTTATTGGATTATCTTAAAAAGAAAGATATTGTAAAATACAGGGAGCTGATCAAAGAGCTTGGTATTAGAAAATAA
- the accD gene encoding acetyl-CoA carboxylase, carboxyltransferase subunit beta, translated as MTAWFKRKEKGIQTSTEEKKDTPKGLWYKSPTGKIVESEDLAKNFYVSPEDDYHVRIGSKEYFKILFDNNKFTELDSKLSSKDPLKFEDTKKYGDRLKAAQKKTGLTDAVRTGFGKSMGKDIVICCMDFAFIGGSMGSVVGEKIARGIDYAIKKKVPFVMISKSGGARMMEAALSLMQLAKTSAKLAQLADAGLPYISLCTDPTTGGTTASYAMLGDINIAEPGALIGFAGPRVVKDTTGKELPDGFQSSEFLLEHGFLDFISHRKDLKKNINLYLDLIQNNPIRKKEASA; from the coding sequence ATGACGGCTTGGTTTAAAAGAAAGGAAAAAGGAATCCAGACTTCAACAGAGGAAAAAAAAGACACCCCTAAGGGCTTATGGTATAAGTCCCCCACAGGTAAAATCGTAGAATCGGAAGACCTCGCCAAAAACTTTTATGTAAGTCCGGAGGATGATTATCACGTCCGCATAGGAAGTAAGGAATATTTTAAAATCCTATTTGACAACAATAAATTTACGGAATTGGATTCCAAGCTTTCTTCCAAAGACCCTTTAAAGTTCGAGGATACAAAAAAATACGGGGACCGACTTAAGGCCGCCCAGAAAAAGACCGGTCTAACGGATGCCGTACGTACCGGCTTTGGAAAATCCATGGGAAAGGATATCGTTATTTGCTGTATGGATTTTGCCTTTATTGGAGGGTCCATGGGTAGTGTTGTGGGTGAAAAGATTGCAAGGGGAATCGACTATGCCATTAAGAAAAAAGTGCCTTTTGTGATGATTTCCAAATCTGGAGGTGCCAGAATGATGGAAGCGGCACTGTCCCTAATGCAGTTGGCCAAGACCTCGGCAAAATTGGCACAATTGGCCGATGCAGGTTTACCTTACATTTCGCTGTGCACCGACCCTACTACAGGGGGAACCACAGCTTCGTATGCTATGTTGGGCGATATCAATATTGCTGAGCCTGGAGCCTTGATTGGTTTTGCGGGACCTAGGGTGGTAAAGGACACCACTGGTAAAGAACTGCCAGATGGCTTCCAATCCTCTGAATTTTTGCTGGAACATGGCTTTTTGGATTTTATCTCGCATAGAAAAGACTTAAAAAAGAACATAAATCTCTATTTAGACCTTATCCAGAACAATCCGATACGTAAAAAAGAGGCATCTGCTTAA
- the fbaA gene encoding class II fructose-bisphosphate aldolase, which translates to MAHNIKPGVATGDQVQEIFKYAKEKGFALPAVNVIGSNTINGVLETAASLNAPVIIQFSNGGAQFNAGKGLSNEGQNAAIKGAVAGAKHVHQLAEAYGATVILHTDHCAKKLLPWIDGLLDASEKHYAETGKSLFSSHMIDLSEESLEENIEICKGYLERMSKMEMTLEIELGITGGEEDGVDNSGVDDSKLYTQPEEVAYAYEELSKVSHRFTIAAAFGNVHGVYKPGNVKLTPKILKNSQEYISEKYGVGHNHIDFVFHGGSGSSVEEIREGISYGVIKMNIDTDLQYAFLAGVRDYVQDNKDYLQSQIGNPKGADEPNKKFYDPRVWLRHGEITFVERLKQAFEDLNNVNTL; encoded by the coding sequence ATGGCTCATAATATTAAACCAGGAGTAGCTACCGGAGATCAGGTACAGGAAATTTTCAAGTATGCAAAAGAAAAAGGTTTTGCGTTACCGGCCGTTAACGTAATAGGTTCAAACACTATTAACGGTGTACTTGAAACTGCCGCAAGCTTAAACGCTCCTGTCATCATTCAATTTTCAAATGGAGGTGCACAGTTCAATGCAGGAAAAGGACTTTCCAACGAAGGCCAAAATGCCGCTATAAAGGGTGCTGTTGCGGGAGCCAAACATGTACACCAGTTAGCCGAAGCATATGGTGCAACGGTAATCCTACATACGGACCACTGCGCCAAAAAATTACTTCCTTGGATAGACGGATTATTGGATGCAAGTGAAAAACATTACGCAGAAACTGGAAAATCTTTGTTCAGCTCCCATATGATTGACTTGTCCGAAGAGTCCTTGGAAGAAAATATTGAAATCTGCAAAGGTTATTTGGAGCGAATGAGCAAAATGGAGATGACCTTGGAAATTGAATTGGGTATCACGGGAGGTGAAGAGGATGGTGTGGACAATTCCGGTGTAGACGATTCAAAACTATACACGCAACCAGAAGAAGTGGCCTACGCTTACGAGGAGCTTTCCAAGGTTAGCCATAGATTTACAATTGCCGCTGCCTTTGGAAATGTGCATGGGGTATACAAACCGGGTAATGTAAAACTGACTCCAAAAATTCTAAAGAACTCTCAAGAGTATATTTCTGAAAAATACGGTGTAGGTCATAATCATATAGACTTTGTTTTCCATGGAGGGTCAGGTTCATCCGTTGAAGAAATTAGGGAAGGAATAAGTTATGGAGTTATTAAAATGAACATTGATACAGACCTGCAATATGCCTTCTTGGCAGGGGTTCGTGATTATGTACAGGATAATAAAGACTATTTGCAGTCACAAATAGGAAACCCCAAAGGTGCTGACGAACCGAACAAAAAATTCTATGATCCTAGAGTGTGGTTAAGACATGGTGAAATTACCTTTGTTGAGCGTCTAAAGCAAGCCTTTGAAGACTTGAACAACGTAAATACGCTGTAA
- the tamL gene encoding translocation and assembly module lipoprotein TamL, with the protein MLLAIFHTSCNSLKKVEDDEYLIVKNTILVDSVKVKGEDVHSLIYQKTNTAILGYPLRLNLYNLAKENPDSLYQVWLNKKPKRKERLVKLLSQKQVDRLGESFLVKGLSTWLKDVGEAPVILDTAQTRRSLERLSAFYNSKGYFNNSTTYAIDTTNRKKKAAVDYQINLGKPFYIDSLSNDISSKAIDSLYFLHANESLVQKGEQFDLNNFTLERERLTTIFRNGGIRNFQESSITFDIERDTVRASDDQKMNINLNIGDLRRRGENQVTTSEYIVEKINKINVYTNFLSATNGAPIDTVHYKDLIIHYAGKFKIKPKTLDDAIFFEKDSIYRDLDKIRSSRQLNSLNIFKYPNIIFEEDSVQNLVNTNIYLAPKPKYSLGTNFEVSRSNLRRIGVGMGASLLIRNIFKGAENLSLSADGAFGLLSTEIFQDDFFSEIGGDISLDFPRIWFPFINTSSIIPNYTLPKTRIAIGTSFQKNIGLDKQTFNTILGYNWSPNDFKKHAIELLNIQFVRNVNRNRFFSVYRNTYEQLDAIADDYDGYQDPNDPTDSAQSFPELAPFFETVEGTENPRLLVPDDNPDTPNGTTGFTEAILNGTVSPIFSDDLRQVSRIEERRQRLTENNLIFTTNYTFNKNNRNGILDNNFYQFRFKIESAGNLLSAFSNLVPFNENENGQLLVFGVPFSQYIKTEFDYVKYWDLSRSNVLAARVFFGIAIPYGNSNNIPFVRSYFAGGSNDNRAWFPYSLGPGSTSALNDFNEANLKLALNLEYRFPLFGDLNGAVFADAGNIWNVFDDVENKDATFNGFESLKDIALGSGLGLRYDFTYFLFRLDLGFKTYNPAEIPSKRWFRDYNFANSVLQIGINYPF; encoded by the coding sequence TTGCTACTGGCAATATTCCATACATCATGCAATTCGCTTAAAAAAGTTGAGGATGATGAGTATTTGATTGTTAAAAACACCATTTTGGTTGATTCCGTCAAGGTTAAGGGCGAGGATGTCCATAGCCTTATTTACCAAAAAACCAACACCGCCATTTTAGGGTACCCCCTACGTCTTAATCTTTACAATCTCGCAAAGGAAAATCCAGATTCCCTTTACCAGGTTTGGCTTAACAAAAAGCCGAAAAGAAAAGAAAGACTTGTGAAACTCCTTTCCCAAAAACAAGTGGACAGACTGGGAGAATCCTTTTTGGTGAAAGGATTAAGTACATGGCTAAAGGATGTAGGTGAAGCTCCCGTTATTTTGGATACCGCACAAACAAGAAGGAGCTTGGAAAGATTAAGTGCTTTCTACAATAGCAAGGGATATTTTAACAACAGCACAACCTATGCCATAGACACGACCAATAGAAAAAAAAAGGCGGCCGTGGACTACCAAATCAATTTGGGCAAACCTTTCTATATTGATTCGCTTTCCAATGATATTTCCTCCAAGGCAATCGATTCACTCTACTTTCTTCATGCCAATGAATCACTTGTGCAAAAAGGAGAACAGTTCGATCTCAACAATTTTACGTTGGAACGAGAAAGGTTAACCACCATTTTCAGGAATGGCGGAATCCGAAATTTTCAGGAAAGCTCCATCACCTTTGATATTGAAAGGGATACCGTAAGAGCTTCTGATGACCAAAAAATGAACATAAACCTAAACATTGGGGATTTAAGAAGACGTGGGGAAAACCAAGTAACCACCTCCGAATATATCGTAGAGAAAATTAACAAAATCAACGTTTATACCAATTTTCTATCGGCAACGAACGGGGCTCCCATAGATACCGTTCATTATAAGGATTTGATTATCCACTACGCCGGAAAATTTAAAATAAAGCCGAAGACTTTGGATGATGCCATTTTCTTTGAAAAGGATAGTATATACAGGGATTTGGACAAAATAAGAAGTTCCAGACAGCTTAATAGTTTAAACATATTTAAGTATCCCAACATTATTTTTGAAGAAGATAGCGTCCAAAACTTGGTGAATACCAATATTTATTTAGCTCCAAAACCAAAGTATTCCCTAGGCACCAATTTTGAAGTAAGCAGGTCGAATTTAAGAAGGATAGGTGTAGGTATGGGTGCCTCCCTGCTAATAAGAAATATTTTTAAAGGAGCGGAAAATTTAAGCCTTTCCGCAGATGGCGCTTTTGGCCTTTTAAGTACTGAAATATTTCAGGATGATTTTTTCTCGGAAATCGGAGGTGATATTTCCCTGGACTTCCCAAGAATTTGGTTTCCCTTTATCAATACCTCAAGCATTATACCTAATTATACCCTTCCCAAAACCAGGATTGCCATAGGTACCAGTTTTCAAAAAAATATTGGTCTGGATAAACAGACCTTTAATACGATTTTGGGATACAATTGGTCTCCCAACGATTTTAAAAAGCATGCGATTGAACTACTTAACATTCAGTTCGTTAGAAACGTCAATAGGAATCGCTTTTTTAGTGTTTACCGAAATACCTATGAGCAATTGGATGCAATTGCGGATGATTATGACGGATACCAGGACCCTAACGACCCAACAGACTCCGCACAAAGTTTCCCCGAGCTGGCACCATTTTTTGAAACCGTGGAAGGAACGGAAAACCCTCGTTTATTGGTTCCGGATGACAACCCTGATACTCCCAATGGAACAACCGGATTTACGGAAGCCATATTGAACGGGACCGTTTCCCCTATTTTTTCTGATGACCTAAGACAAGTTAGTAGAATTGAGGAAAGACGGCAAAGACTTACGGAAAACAACCTCATTTTCACTACCAATTATACATTTAACAAAAACAACCGAAATGGTATTCTGGATAACAATTTCTATCAATTTAGATTCAAAATAGAAAGTGCCGGGAACCTATTGTCCGCATTTTCCAATTTGGTGCCTTTTAATGAAAACGAAAACGGGCAATTACTGGTTTTTGGTGTACCTTTTTCCCAGTACATTAAAACCGAGTTCGATTATGTAAAGTATTGGGACCTCTCCCGTTCTAACGTTCTCGCCGCAAGAGTTTTTTTTGGTATAGCCATACCGTACGGCAACTCCAACAACATACCATTTGTGCGGAGTTACTTTGCCGGTGGTTCCAATGACAATAGAGCTTGGTTTCCATATTCTTTGGGGCCCGGAAGCACTTCTGCATTGAATGACTTTAACGAAGCGAATTTAAAATTGGCGTTGAATCTGGAATATCGTTTTCCTTTGTTCGGCGATTTGAACGGGGCCGTATTTGCGGATGCCGGCAATATTTGGAATGTGTTTGATGATGTGGAAAACAAGGATGCCACTTTTAACGGTTTTGAATCGTTAAAGGATATCGCCTTGGGATCAGGCCTTGGCCTACGATATGATTTTACCTACTTTTTATTCCGATTGGACCTTGGTTTTAAAACCTACAATCCGGCAGAAATCCCCTCCAAAAGATGGTTCAGGGACTACAATTTTGCAAATTCTGTATTGCAAATAGGCATAAACTATCCCTTCTAA
- a CDS encoding TrmH family RNA methyltransferase: MVVKSELKLIKNLQQKKYRNEKGLFVMEGAKAVGELLESGFKAYKLFSTGEELSGSKISQVENISMKELKQLSSLKNPNGVLGVFYKRPSARVDIDGWIVALDGVQDPGNLGTIIRLCDWFGIKTLICSNDTVDCYNSKVLQATMGSIARVNIQYLDLTEFLKASKGPVFGTFMDGENIHTSKLPNKGVLVMGNEGNGISEIIGNLCDYKVGIPQFGEKSTESLNVATATAIFLNEIKRRS; encoded by the coding sequence ATGGTTGTAAAAAGTGAATTGAAACTTATAAAAAACCTACAGCAAAAAAAATACCGAAATGAAAAGGGCCTCTTTGTCATGGAAGGCGCTAAGGCGGTGGGGGAATTACTGGAATCCGGGTTTAAGGCGTATAAACTGTTCTCTACAGGTGAAGAATTAAGCGGTTCAAAAATCTCCCAAGTAGAAAATATTTCCATGAAGGAACTTAAGCAGTTAAGTAGCCTTAAAAATCCAAACGGTGTACTTGGTGTTTTCTACAAAAGACCTAGTGCCAGAGTGGATATTGACGGATGGATCGTTGCCCTGGATGGAGTACAGGACCCTGGAAATTTGGGTACGATAATAAGGCTGTGCGACTGGTTTGGAATTAAGACCCTAATCTGTTCCAATGATACCGTGGATTGCTATAACTCCAAGGTATTACAGGCTACCATGGGTTCCATTGCCAGGGTGAACATTCAGTATTTGGATTTGACCGAATTTTTAAAAGCATCTAAAGGTCCAGTTTTTGGTACTTTTATGGATGGTGAAAATATACATACGTCCAAGCTTCCCAACAAAGGTGTACTTGTCATGGGCAATGAGGGAAATGGTATCTCCGAAATAATTGGAAATTTATGTGATTATAAAGTAGGTATTCCTCAATTTGGAGAAAAATCCACTGAAAGTCTTAACGTAGCCACTGCTACAGCAATTTTTTTGAATGAAATAAAAAGAAGGAGTTAA
- the porT gene encoding type IX secretion/gliding motility protein PorT/SprT: MKKWFFTCLGMLILTPALYGQFNENPVLNKENEDKKFLNLGYFLGFNQYDFKFDYKDDQGFDVNGKDLTNVQVAKSLGFNVGLIGEMRINQFLDVRLEPGLHYTSRLLGFPSPLIEDERNKLREVKSTYINFPLLLKVSTKRLGNWKPFLIGGGSMSLNLGSNEASLDDNLSRTFRMTKWVTNYELGFGIDFYLEYFKFSPSIRGVFALTDELIRDNDPNSPWTGNIDSMKSRGIFINFTFE, encoded by the coding sequence ATGAAGAAATGGTTTTTCACATGTTTGGGAATGTTGATTTTGACCCCGGCCTTATATGGTCAATTTAACGAAAACCCCGTTTTAAATAAGGAGAACGAAGACAAGAAATTCCTAAACTTGGGCTATTTCCTGGGATTCAACCAATATGATTTTAAGTTTGATTATAAGGATGACCAGGGGTTTGATGTCAATGGCAAAGACCTCACCAATGTGCAGGTAGCCAAATCGTTGGGCTTCAATGTGGGGTTAATCGGGGAAATGCGTATCAATCAATTTCTGGACGTTAGACTGGAACCCGGTCTCCATTATACCTCCAGGTTATTAGGCTTTCCCTCTCCATTGATAGAAGATGAACGCAATAAACTTAGAGAAGTAAAATCTACCTACATAAATTTCCCCTTACTTTTAAAGGTCAGTACAAAAAGATTAGGAAATTGGAAACCATTTTTAATAGGTGGCGGATCTATGTCATTAAATTTAGGAAGTAATGAAGCAAGCTTGGATGATAATTTGTCCCGCACCTTTAGAATGACCAAATGGGTTACCAACTACGAACTGGGTTTTGGTATCGATTTTTACCTTGAGTATTTTAAATTTAGTCCTTCCATTAGAGGTGTTTTTGCCCTTACCGATGAACTTATCAGGGATAATGACCCCAACAGTCCTTGGACAGGAAACATCGACTCTATGAAATCTAGAGGAATATTTATCAATTTCACCTTTGAATAG
- the ubiE gene encoding bifunctional demethylmenaquinone methyltransferase/2-methoxy-6-polyprenyl-1,4-benzoquinol methylase UbiE, protein MPKKVTPYKDSNLGKKEQVTQMFDTISTDYDGLNRVISFGIDIKWRKKVVALLKEESPESILDIATGTGDLAIAMVKTGAKKIVGLDISPGMLSVGEKKIKEKNLSPIIEMVVGDSENLQFESNSFDAVTVSFGVRNFENLEKGLEEILRVLRPGGTLVILETSVPTKTPIKQGYNLYTKNVLPLIGKLFSKDNSAYGYLSESAASFPHGENFNNILREIGFIDVANKPQTFGVASIYVAKKEG, encoded by the coding sequence ATGCCGAAAAAAGTTACCCCTTATAAGGACTCAAACTTGGGTAAAAAAGAGCAGGTCACCCAAATGTTCGATACCATTTCTACAGATTATGATGGCCTAAACCGTGTCATCTCCTTTGGTATCGACATTAAATGGCGTAAAAAAGTTGTTGCCCTTTTAAAGGAAGAATCTCCTGAAAGTATTTTAGATATTGCCACGGGCACTGGGGATTTGGCAATCGCCATGGTAAAAACAGGGGCAAAAAAAATTGTAGGTCTGGATATTTCTCCAGGAATGCTTTCCGTAGGTGAAAAAAAAATAAAAGAAAAAAACCTGTCACCTATTATTGAAATGGTTGTTGGTGATAGTGAAAATCTTCAATTCGAATCCAATTCCTTTGATGCCGTTACCGTTTCATTTGGTGTTCGAAACTTTGAAAATCTCGAAAAAGGCTTAGAGGAGATACTCCGTGTTTTAAGACCAGGTGGTACTTTAGTTATCTTGGAAACTTCTGTTCCTACTAAAACACCTATTAAACAAGGTTATAACCTTTACACTAAAAACGTTCTTCCATTAATTGGGAAATTATTCTCAAAAGACAATTCGGCATACGGTTATTTGAGTGAATCTGCGGCTTCCTTTCCACATGGAGAAAACTTCAACAATATTTTACGGGAAATCGGGTTTATAGATGTAGCGAACAAACCTCAAACATTTGGCGTAGCTTCTATATATGTCGCCAAAAAAGAAGGGTAG
- the trkA gene encoding Trk system potassium transporter TrkA — MKIIIAGAGEVGFHLAKLLSYESQNITLIDTNKESLAYADNHLDIRVLRGDATSIAILKDASVQDSELVIGVTSSETTNLTLCMLAKQLGCKRTIARISNTEFVDNKELLKFSELGIDELISPEELAATEIQLLLNKSAFNDTYEFEEGALIMVGVSLPKSAPFVGKMVKEAANVFPELHFMPIALQRLGTQYTVIPRGDTYFKEGDQVYFITVKEGVDELYKLTGKKKEDIKNVMILGGSKVGYKTARDLCSKRFNVKLIEKNKEKAFDLADDLPNALVINGDGRNVELLDEESLESMDAFIAVTGNSETNIMSCLVAKSKHIKKTIALVENMDYFQLSHSIGIDTLINKKLLAANNIFRHIRKGEVVALMRLNNLNAEILEFIVKRDSKVTGSTIRELNFPKNATIGGVVRDGEGIIALGGFVIKEGDRVVVCCHPEQIPKIERMFL, encoded by the coding sequence ATGAAAATAATAATTGCCGGAGCTGGTGAGGTTGGATTTCATTTGGCGAAATTACTATCGTACGAATCCCAGAATATCACATTGATAGATACCAATAAGGAGAGTTTGGCGTATGCCGACAATCATTTGGACATAAGGGTCCTCAGGGGAGATGCTACTTCCATTGCTATATTGAAGGATGCTTCCGTGCAGGATTCTGAACTTGTTATTGGGGTGACTTCATCGGAGACTACCAATCTGACCCTCTGTATGTTGGCAAAGCAATTGGGTTGTAAGAGAACCATCGCCAGAATTTCCAATACGGAATTTGTAGATAATAAGGAATTGTTGAAATTTTCGGAATTGGGTATTGACGAACTAATTTCACCAGAGGAGTTGGCTGCTACGGAGATTCAATTGTTGTTGAACAAATCTGCCTTTAACGATACCTATGAATTTGAGGAAGGCGCACTGATTATGGTGGGAGTGTCCCTTCCAAAATCTGCGCCGTTCGTTGGGAAAATGGTCAAGGAGGCGGCAAATGTATTTCCGGAGTTGCATTTTATGCCCATAGCTCTTCAAAGATTAGGCACCCAGTATACCGTTATACCTCGCGGTGATACATATTTTAAAGAGGGGGACCAAGTTTATTTTATTACCGTAAAGGAAGGCGTAGACGAGCTCTATAAGCTAACGGGGAAGAAGAAGGAGGATATTAAAAACGTGATGATACTTGGCGGTAGCAAGGTAGGATATAAGACGGCCAGGGACCTATGTTCAAAACGTTTCAACGTAAAATTGATTGAAAAAAATAAGGAAAAGGCTTTTGATTTGGCGGATGACCTTCCCAATGCCCTAGTAATTAATGGCGATGGTAGAAATGTGGAGCTACTTGATGAGGAAAGCCTTGAATCCATGGATGCCTTCATAGCCGTTACAGGTAATTCAGAAACCAACATAATGTCCTGTTTGGTGGCTAAATCCAAGCATATAAAGAAAACTATCGCCTTAGTGGAAAATATGGATTATTTTCAGTTATCCCATTCGATTGGTATAGATACGTTAATCAACAAAAAGCTTTTGGCTGCCAACAATATTTTTAGGCATATTAGAAAGGGTGAGGTCGTTGCCTTGATGAGGCTGAACAACTTGAATGCTGAAATCTTGGAATTTATAGTGAAAAGAGATTCCAAAGTAACTGGATCTACCATTAGGGAGTTGAACTTTCCAAAAAACGCCACCATTGGAGGAGTGGTTAGGGATGGCGAGGGAATCATAGCCCTGGGGGGATTCGTGATCAAGGAGGGAGATAGGGTTGTTGTTTGTTGCCATCCAGAACAGATTCCGAAAATAGAACGAATGTTCCTATAA